The genomic DNA ACATGCACATCTATCACCTCCGGAAAAAAAGGAAATGTGGTTGTTCATCGACATCAAAGAGAGATTTGAGAGAATCCCATGTTTTTATACTGGGAGTTAATTTTGTCCAGTGGAGATGAACCAAGGAATTTGGTCATGATCTCATTTGCCTTTGCTTCAGGATCAATATCTGCAAACTTCTCTGGATAGACGATCTTTCCAATGTAGTATGCATCTGCAAGAACATTCTCATAATTCGTGTTATAGAAATTGTATGGGAGAACTCCGTATACCTTTCCTTCTTTCACTGCTGTTAATCCCTGAAGGGCCGGATCATTCTTCAATTCTCCAATTGCTCCTTCGCTGTCCATCTGTAGCGTTCCAACATCCATGAACAGGAATTCAGGATCCCAGTCAACAATTGCTTCTTTTGCAACATCAGCATGTTGAGTCCCCATTTTTCCTGCAACATTCTTGATATTCAGCCATAGGAATGGTGGATATGCCGGTTCAGTTGAAATAATTCCATGAGCTCCTGAATAACTGACACCTCCGACATATGCTGTCTTTTGTTCAGACTCCGGAATATCCTTAGTTCTGGATTTAAGATCAGAAATGGTCTCCTCAATGTAAGCAATCAGTTCATTTGCACGGTCTTCTTTACCAATTACTTCTCCCATTAAACGAAGTCCACCAAACATCTCGGCCTGTTCAGCAGCCGTTCTTAGTGACCCATAAGGAAACATAACAACGGGGATATTCGTCTTTTCGGTTAATTTATCCCCTTCGACAGAATTTGTTGCAGATGGCTGACCTGAAGCTCCGGTCTTAAAAATTAACTGGGGGGCTAGAGCAATTACCTTTTCAGGATCATCTTTTCCTCTGAATTCACCGAATAAAGGGTAATCCTTAAACTGTGGGTTGAGGAGTGCATATCCACGAGCATCCATGGCCTGCGGTTCTTTCTCAATACTATCAACACCCACAATCAGATCCTGTCCATCAAGGTAGGTAAGATACCGGAGACATCCGGAGCCTGAACAGATAACTTCTTTTACCTCTGTTGGAATGGTGACCGTTCTGCCAAATCCATCGGTAATTGTTCTCTCTGCTCCATTTGAATCAGTAGCCATGCATGCTGGTATAGATACAAGAGAAACCAGCATTAAGATTGCAACCAGAATTTTTGTCAGGTTTTTCATATGATCACTCACATTTTTTTGTATGCAGGTGGTAATGCAATTACAGCATCCCCAGGACTTTGTACGGGTTATTCCCGGCTGTCTTCAATTTTGTCAAATTTGCCTCGTCGATATCAAACTCCTTAAGCGTAGTGATGACTGATTCAGGTTTGTCAATATAATCCATCATGCCGATATCCTG from Methanospirillum hungatei JF-1 includes the following:
- a CDS encoding iron ABC transporter substrate-binding protein, with product MKNLTKILVAILMLVSLVSIPACMATDSNGAERTITDGFGRTVTIPTEVKEVICSGSGCLRYLTYLDGQDLIVGVDSIEKEPQAMDARGYALLNPQFKDYPLFGEFRGKDDPEKVIALAPQLIFKTGASGQPSATNSVEGDKLTEKTNIPVVMFPYGSLRTAAEQAEMFGGLRLMGEVIGKEDRANELIAYIEETISDLKSRTKDIPESEQKTAYVGGVSYSGAHGIISTEPAYPPFLWLNIKNVAGKMGTQHADVAKEAIVDWDPEFLFMDVGTLQMDSEGAIGELKNDPALQGLTAVKEGKVYGVLPYNFYNTNYENVLADAYYIGKIVYPEKFADIDPEAKANEIMTKFLGSSPLDKINSQYKNMGFSQISL